A DNA window from Drosophila sechellia strain sech25 chromosome X, ASM438219v1, whole genome shotgun sequence contains the following coding sequences:
- the LOC6617574 gene encoding aminopeptidase N isoform X1, producing MIKLPWYLIVLHLCLPIGGTGAAASNLRPLHYNLSLLTEVEPLKLSGNFSGEVIIRLRVWRETRTIILSNNGLQVGENVLLVRRNTGGRVTVRKMWQASSVHQLGIVFNSMLWLGEEYTLVVQFSGQLSRASGYFVGGYMDSRHHPQWIAVTQLAPNLANTVFPCFENRTFLAPFILNLAHPRGTNAVSNMRVLKTSDHEKDDYIWTTFQQTPAMSVQKLAFSINRFTNRTSAEIPKGPALTTWLRPKIADQGDYAISITSQIIVFFISLFGKPYPAMKIDQLVLPDTAYQSHEHLGLVSYPEAAFLYSAQRSTTRAKQQVASHVAHEFAHHWLSDLENAALYWLHNGLSDYVSGFAVDNVEPAWRFHELSMVRQALGVLVEDSKGSAHPMSLAYASMSSDTQANQKSALLFRMLHSLIGTQAFVNALRLYLQRSHKGSSFHQAFLWHTLQEESDNQMSLRQDIKVSQLMDSWTMQPGYPLIRVVRNYDTNEVTVSQERFLRNPGKLMQKRQQCWWVPLTFATAGIDSFVSTLPSEWLTCQGRQSASPLILNEVAQPDKWVVFNLRLATPCRVTYDERNWQLIGNALSGPNASSIDRFTRAQLISDVLNLAGAGVVTYDLALNFLRHLRNENEFIVWQAADKYLEWLHRTLRQTTIISTFKGFMKDLMQTKFDELFKRDAPAAENGNITELMVIVLQLSCRTDLESCAEFALKEFASLTLETNRIPVDLSETIYCTAIQFGTEADWTLLRRLYTRSNVSEERRILLSAMACSRENWALEKLLNLAFAGRYMPKNDVLLIFSAVAQNPLGYNIAKKYLVDNIKAIIKLYGSNTNELAQLVTVLMKEVTTEEELNALRMFMRTDLRNLPGFETAFRRILELGEDNIAWHTRQYHNLLAAVCNITGSIEPQCIY from the exons ATGATAAAGCTACCCTGGTACTTGATTGTTTTGCACCTATGCCTGCCTATAGGTGGAACTGGAGCAGCTGCGTCTAACCTTCGCCCTCTGCACTACAATCTCAGCCTGCTGACCGAGGTGGAACCGTTGAAACTGAGTGGAAACTTCAGCGGCGAGGTTATCATCCGGCTGCGCGTGTGGCGCGAAACTCGCACGATTATCCTCAGTAATAATGGCCTGCAAGTGGGGGAAAACGTGTTGCTAGTCCGGAGGAACACCGGTGGTCGGGTGACGGTGCGCAAAATGTGGCAAGCTAGCAGCGTCCACCAGCTTGGCATCGTGTTCAATAGTATGCTCTGGTTGGGCGAGGAGTACACGCTGGTGGTCCAGTTTAGTGGCCAGTTGTCCCGCGCCAGTGGCTACTTTGTGGGCGGCTACATGGATTCCAGACACCATCCGCAGTGGATAGCGGTCACGCAGTTGGCTCCCAATCTGGCCAACACCGTCTTTCCCTGTTTCGAGAATCGCACCTTCCTTGCTCCCTTCATCCTTAATTTGGCGCATCCCCGGGGCACCAATGCCGTGAGCAACATGCGAGTACTCAAAACCTCCGA CCATGAAAAGGATGACTACATATGGACTACCTTTCAGCAGACACCAGCGATGTCAGTACAGAAATTGGCCTTCTCCATCAATCGGTTCACCAATCGAACGTCCGCGGAGATCCCTAAAGGCCCCGCGCTGACCACCTGGCTGCGACCGAAGATCGCCGATCAGGGAGACTACGCCATCAGCATTACATCGCAGATTATTGTCTTCTTTATTAGCCTCTTTGGAAAGCCGTACCCTGCGATGAAGATTGACCAACTGGTTCTGCCCGACACGGCCTATCAG AGTCACGAGCATTTGGGATTGGTGAGCTACCCGGAGGCAGCATTCCTCTACAGCGCGCAGCGCTCGACGACTAGGGCCAAGCAGCAGGTGGCCAGTCACGTGGCCCACGAGTTTGCCCACCACTGGCTCTCCGATCTGGAGAATGCCGCCCTCTACTGGCTGCACAATGGCCTCTCCGACTATGTGTCCGGATTTGCCGTAGACAATGTGGAGCCCGCCTGGCGGTTCCATGAGCTATCCATGGTTCGACAAGCATTGGGTGTACTAGTTGAGGACTCCAAGGGCAGTGCTCATCCCATGAGTCTTGCTTACGCCTCGATGTCCTCAGATACCCAGGCGAATCAGAAGTCAGCCCTTCTATTCCGCATGCTGCACTCACTCATTGGCACCCAG GCCTTTGTAAACGCGTTGCGCCTGTACCTGCAGCGCTCCCACAAGGGATCCTCCTTCCACCAGGCATTCCTGTGGCACACATTGCAGGAGGAGTCGGACAACCAGATGAGCTTGCGTCAGGATATCAAAGTGAGCCAGCTGATGGACTCGTGGACAATGCAACCGGGTTATCCGCTTATCCGAGTGGTGCGCAATTATGATACCAACGAGGTGACCGTATCGCAAGAGCGCTTTCTGCGCAATCCCGGCAAGCTAATGCAGAAACGCCAACAATGCTGGTGGGTGCCACTGACCTTCGCAACAGCCGGCATCGATAGCTTTGTATCGACGCTGCCCAGCGAATGGCTGACCTGCCAGGGCAGACAGTCCGCCAGTCCGCTTATCCTTAACGAGGTGGCCCAACCAGACAAGTGGGTGGTCTTCAATCTCCGGCTGGCCACGCCCTGTCGCGTTACCTATGACGAGCGCAACTGGCAGCTGATTGGAAATGCTCTTTCCGGACCAAATGCCAGCAGCATCGACCGCTTCACCCGGGCGCAGCTGATCAGCGATGTCCTCAACCTGGCCGGCGCCGGGGTTGTCACCTACGATCTGGCCCTGAACTTTCTGAGACATCTGCGAAACGAGAACGAGTTCATCGTGTGGCAGGCGGCGGACAAGTATCTGGAGTGGCTTCATCGCACCCTGCGGCAAACGACCATAATCTCTACATTCAAG GGCTTCATGAAAGACCTTATGCAGACCAAGTTTGATGAGCTTTTTAAGAGAGATGCCCCTGCAGCTGAAAATGGAAACATTACCGAACTGATGGTGATCGTCCTGCAGTTGTCCTGCCGAACTGATCTGGAATCCTGTGCGGAATTCGCGCTCAAGGAATTCGCTAGcctcaccttggagaccaatCGCATTCCTGTTGATCTAAGCGAAACCATCTATTGCACTGCCATTCAGTTTGGAACGGAAGCTGATTGGACGCTGCTGAGGAGGCTATACACGCGGTCAAATGTGAGCGAAGAGCGAAGGATCCTTCTGAGTGCCATGGCTTGCAGTCGAGAAAACTGGGCGCTGGAAAAGCTGCTCAACCTGGCCTTTGCCGGTCGATACATGCCCAAGAACGATGTCCTGCTGATTTTCAGTGCCGTGGCGCAGAATCCTTTGGGCTATAACATAGCCAAGAAATACCTGGTGGACAACATCAAGGCAATCATTAAATT ATATGGAAGTAATACCAATGAACTAGCACAGCTAGTTACCGTTCTCATGAAAGAGGTCACCACGGAAGAAGAGCTAAACGCTTTACGAATGTTCATGAGAACCGATCTCCGGAATCTTCCGGGCTTCGAAACAGCCTTTCGTCGAATCCTGGAACTGGGCGAAGACAACATAGCCTGGCATACCCGACAATACCATAATCTGCTGGCCGCCGTTTGCAATATAACTGGGTCCATAGAGCCGCAGTGCATCTACTAG
- the LOC6617574 gene encoding aminopeptidase N isoform X2, with protein sequence MIKLPWYLIVLHLCLPIGGTGAAASNLRPLHYNLSLLTEVEPLKLSGNFSGEVIIRLRVWRETRTIILSNNGLQVGENVLLVRRNTGGRVTVRKMWQASSVHQLGIVFNSMLWLGEEYTLVVQFSGQLSRASGYFVGGYMDSRHHPQWIAVTQLAPNLANTVFPCFENRTFLAPFILNLAHPRGTNAVSNMRVLKTSDHEKDDYIWTTFQQTPAMSVQKLAFSINRFTNRTSAEIPKGPALTTWLRPKIADQGDYAISITSQIIVFFISLFGKPYPAMKIDQLVLPDTAYQSHEHLGLVSYPEAAFLYSAQRSTTRAKQQVASHVAHEFAHHWLSDLENAALYWLHNGLSDYVSGFAVDNVEPAWRFHELSMVRQALGVLVEDSKGSAHPMSLAYASMSSDTQANQKSALLFRMLHSLIGTQAFVNALRLYLQRSHKGSSFHQAFLWHTLQEESDNQMSLRQDIKVSQLMDSWTMQPGYPLIRVVRNYDTNEVTVSQERFLRNPGKLMQKRQQCWWVPLTFATAGIDSFVSTLPSEWLTCQGRQSASPLILNEVAQPDKWVVFNLRLATPCRVTYDERNWQLIGNALSGPNASSIDRFTRAQLISDVLNLAGAGVVTYDLALNFLRHLRNENEFIVWQAADKYLEWLHRTLRQTTIISTFKNLSLFSGLHERPYADQV encoded by the exons ATGATAAAGCTACCCTGGTACTTGATTGTTTTGCACCTATGCCTGCCTATAGGTGGAACTGGAGCAGCTGCGTCTAACCTTCGCCCTCTGCACTACAATCTCAGCCTGCTGACCGAGGTGGAACCGTTGAAACTGAGTGGAAACTTCAGCGGCGAGGTTATCATCCGGCTGCGCGTGTGGCGCGAAACTCGCACGATTATCCTCAGTAATAATGGCCTGCAAGTGGGGGAAAACGTGTTGCTAGTCCGGAGGAACACCGGTGGTCGGGTGACGGTGCGCAAAATGTGGCAAGCTAGCAGCGTCCACCAGCTTGGCATCGTGTTCAATAGTATGCTCTGGTTGGGCGAGGAGTACACGCTGGTGGTCCAGTTTAGTGGCCAGTTGTCCCGCGCCAGTGGCTACTTTGTGGGCGGCTACATGGATTCCAGACACCATCCGCAGTGGATAGCGGTCACGCAGTTGGCTCCCAATCTGGCCAACACCGTCTTTCCCTGTTTCGAGAATCGCACCTTCCTTGCTCCCTTCATCCTTAATTTGGCGCATCCCCGGGGCACCAATGCCGTGAGCAACATGCGAGTACTCAAAACCTCCGA CCATGAAAAGGATGACTACATATGGACTACCTTTCAGCAGACACCAGCGATGTCAGTACAGAAATTGGCCTTCTCCATCAATCGGTTCACCAATCGAACGTCCGCGGAGATCCCTAAAGGCCCCGCGCTGACCACCTGGCTGCGACCGAAGATCGCCGATCAGGGAGACTACGCCATCAGCATTACATCGCAGATTATTGTCTTCTTTATTAGCCTCTTTGGAAAGCCGTACCCTGCGATGAAGATTGACCAACTGGTTCTGCCCGACACGGCCTATCAG AGTCACGAGCATTTGGGATTGGTGAGCTACCCGGAGGCAGCATTCCTCTACAGCGCGCAGCGCTCGACGACTAGGGCCAAGCAGCAGGTGGCCAGTCACGTGGCCCACGAGTTTGCCCACCACTGGCTCTCCGATCTGGAGAATGCCGCCCTCTACTGGCTGCACAATGGCCTCTCCGACTATGTGTCCGGATTTGCCGTAGACAATGTGGAGCCCGCCTGGCGGTTCCATGAGCTATCCATGGTTCGACAAGCATTGGGTGTACTAGTTGAGGACTCCAAGGGCAGTGCTCATCCCATGAGTCTTGCTTACGCCTCGATGTCCTCAGATACCCAGGCGAATCAGAAGTCAGCCCTTCTATTCCGCATGCTGCACTCACTCATTGGCACCCAG GCCTTTGTAAACGCGTTGCGCCTGTACCTGCAGCGCTCCCACAAGGGATCCTCCTTCCACCAGGCATTCCTGTGGCACACATTGCAGGAGGAGTCGGACAACCAGATGAGCTTGCGTCAGGATATCAAAGTGAGCCAGCTGATGGACTCGTGGACAATGCAACCGGGTTATCCGCTTATCCGAGTGGTGCGCAATTATGATACCAACGAGGTGACCGTATCGCAAGAGCGCTTTCTGCGCAATCCCGGCAAGCTAATGCAGAAACGCCAACAATGCTGGTGGGTGCCACTGACCTTCGCAACAGCCGGCATCGATAGCTTTGTATCGACGCTGCCCAGCGAATGGCTGACCTGCCAGGGCAGACAGTCCGCCAGTCCGCTTATCCTTAACGAGGTGGCCCAACCAGACAAGTGGGTGGTCTTCAATCTCCGGCTGGCCACGCCCTGTCGCGTTACCTATGACGAGCGCAACTGGCAGCTGATTGGAAATGCTCTTTCCGGACCAAATGCCAGCAGCATCGACCGCTTCACCCGGGCGCAGCTGATCAGCGATGTCCTCAACCTGGCCGGCGCCGGGGTTGTCACCTACGATCTGGCCCTGAACTTTCTGAGACATCTGCGAAACGAGAACGAGTTCATCGTGTGGCAGGCGGCGGACAAGTATCTGGAGTGGCTTCATCGCACCCTGCGGCAAACGACCATAATCTCTACATTCAAG AACTTATCCCTTTTTTCAGGGCTTCATGAAAGACCTTATGCAGACCAAGTTTGA